Part of the Phaeodactylum tricornutum CCAP 1055/1 chromosome 5, whole genome shotgun sequence genome is shown below.
GTTCGGGAGGAGTCAGTGTTGTGTCGCTTTCTCTTGGATCATTCATACTCCGTAGACTAATAGACCCTGGCGAAGGATTAGTCGCTTTAGAAATTGCTCCATCAATACCAGTTCGTAATCTTTGGATATCCTCAAATGTTTCTCGTGGAACCGTACTACTCCAAAATGCGTCTTTGAATTTCATAGGCTGGACCAGCGTAGCCGGAGGTCGATAGGTTGTTTGTCCTCGACTTGAGCCACTGCCGTCCATGTTTGATTCGTTGGGAGCACCTGGCAACGACTCGTCCGGTATACTTCCGGGTAAGTATTCCTTGTACGAAAATGTATAGCTGTGGGCAATTGCAAAACCGATGGTTTCCACGATGACGCAGTAGTCAATGAGACCGTTGGCGACATCTTCCGACGACCATGATCCCATGTGTTCGATGATCCCGTGGGCACGTAGATAGAAAATGAGGACTCCTTGCCACCAAGTAAAGAACACCACCGATTTGACACTAAGAAACTTGCCCAATGGATGCCAGTTGACAGGATGTCGTAGCTCTTCGTTGATGGCGTGGTAAAACATTACCAGACAATACAAGGCATACATAACTGAAATGTTTTGAAAAAAACATAGATAAGGATACGCACACCGCCAGTCGAACTTCCCTTCCCCGTAAATTCCGGCGGACTCGCAAGCAAACGTCGTTACAGTGGACAAGGTTTTAAAGACGACATACTGTAGTACACCGTGTTTGCATTGCAGCATAAATTCAATGCCCATTTCCCAGGGCTGCAGAATCAAGCTGAAAGGAAAGCTGTGTTTACCGAGCCGCGTTCCAGTCTTTTGTTGGAGAATATGAATCAATGACTCTTCGCCTCCCAGCAGTTCAATGAGGTAGTACACGAAACTGGCAATCACGTAAGCCTCGTAGAAGTCGCGGATCGAGCCAATGTAAATCCGTAATTCGTGGTAGCGTAGACTCAAATAAGACTGCACGGCGTAAATAGGAACCATCCAGAGAATGCGGACGACATACTTTTGTACTTCGGGCATGTACCAGTGCGTGAGATGTAGATACACAAGTCGAAGCGAAAGAATGACAGTCCCAATTACCATGACCCGGGCACTGCTAAAGGCGGCTAAATCTAGCTTCCGATTGCTCAATGCCCGGTACAGAATGAGGGGGATCAGCACAAGCATAGTCAACAGGACGCAGTAAGCCAAATAGTCGCCAAATCTACGAATCATTTCCCTTGTAGTGGCATAGTCCAGACGACGACGGTTGGTAGATGGAACATTCGCGAGTGGATTCAGGTTGGTTTCTGGGGAAAGCAGGGCAGACGATAAGTCTCCTTCAACCACTGAATCTTCTGTCGCCATCCAGTGCCCAGCTTTTGTTTCCCCTTGTAGACCCTTAGACGCTACTACTTGGCTAGAAGGATGTATAAAGGTGACCGTTGCTGGGCTATGTTCGCTGCCCGCATCATGCGCATTTGCCACGGTATTGGAATTTGACGTCATTGCACTGCGCCCCTACACCCCATTCACCCGTCTTTACGAAATCAGAACTTCGGCCGGTTGTTGTTCTCTTGCCCTGTCAATAGCGATACGATCGAGTCACTAAGTCCAGATCTTCACGCAATCCTGATTTTCTCTTCTCGACACCGAAGAAACCTACAACTTCAGCTTTTGTGATCCAGAGTCTGTGTATGGATACCATAACATGATACGTGTCTCGCCTATGCGTTGATTCTTCGGTGTAAAGCGTTTCCTCGTATGGTTCGTGTGTGGGAGTTTTTCGGACCTGTCACGATTCAACTAGGACGTATACAAACTAATAGATATGTGTTTGCTGAGTCACAAGACAAAATTGAAACAGGAGGAAATGATTTACAATAGACTGCTAAAAGCGCCGCGACAAATGAAATAATATTGTGTGTGATCTATACGACAATGCGGGTAGCATTctattaacagtaaagaaaTTGGGCGATGAAAGAAGACCAAAACAATGGGAGAACAGAAAGGACTGTCAGGAAATGATCCATAATCGTAACAATTTTCCATGCCCagcattgactgtgagattgcTGCATCCGTAAACAAAATATGCAGAAAATGAAAGCTTTGTAAAGCGAAGACCCCCTGGAGCCCCATGGAGAAAATATTTATATATTCTCTCGGGAGGTTAGGGGAACAAGAATACGTGTAGGCGAGCTGCTCGAGAGCTCGTCCTGCGTGATTAGGACTCCGGCACGGTCGTGGAGGGTAATCTGACTCGCGCCTTGTGCGGCCCCGAGGCCGCAGATTCGTTGATGCCCGAGTCATCGCCAAAGCAACTGTAAAAGCAGTATGAATTGCCAGGCTTTCGGACTGTTGCTCGAATAACTGAGCAATGTCGACGGTACAGACTCTGTAGTCCTGGCATGGACAAATGGTCCTCAAACTTGGAAATGGGGGCTGGACTCGCGTACAAAATCGGTGAAGGTTCCGGTGAAAAAGGTTTAAAAGCGCTAGAAGTGGCCTGGTGTTGTGGCTGTCGGGCCTGTTGACGCCCTCCCGACCGACTGTCGGATCGCTTGATAAAGCGATAAGAGTCAACGGGATGGTGGTTCGGACAAACGTCGCCCGAAATGCACCCACGTGAGATCGAAGGGCATGTTTTGCTCTTGTAGCGTCTAGGATGATATTGAATCTCTTCCATGGAGTGGGCGTGACCACAGAGGAGGCCATGAGGACATTCGTTGATGACAAGGAATTTTGGACCGATTCGCTTTTCAGGCACAGAAGAGACGGAGGGACAAATTTCGTCCGTATATTGAGTGGTGTACGGGTCACGCCGCAACCAGCCCCTGTTAACAGACACATGCGCAAAGCCGCAGAGATTGTGGTCGTGCTCGTATCGTTTAGAGCACCAGCTAGTTCGAAACTTGCCGAGTTCGACTCTCGTCATGACACCCAACGCATCGGCATAATCATGTCCTTTAGCGTCGGTATATGGCACAGGGATGCCAATATAGTCCCAAATATGAGGAGCTCCGACGGCTTCGCTACCAAAAAATACGTGCCACTCATTAGCAGACAGCTGTAAGTTGGAAGCATGTGCTGTATCACGAATGAATTCGTTGTGACAACGAAAGACGTCCTCGGCACATCGAACATTCTCGTTAAAGCA
Proteins encoded:
- a CDS encoding predicted protein, with protein sequence MVIGTVILSLRLVYLHLTHWYMPEVQKYVVRILWMVPIYAVQSYLSLRYHELRIYIGSIRDFYEAYVIASFVYYLIELLGGEESLIHILQQKTGTRLGKHSFPFSLILQPWEMGIEFMLQCKHGVLQYVVFKTLSTVTTFACESAGIYGEGKFDWRCAYPYLCFFQNISVMYALYCLVMFYHAINEELRHPVNWHPLGKFLSVKSVVFFTWWQGVLIFYLRAHGIIEHMGSWSSEDVANGLIDYCVIVETIGFAIAHSYTFSYKEY